One Mycolicibacterium parafortuitum DNA segment encodes these proteins:
- the hisD gene encoding histidinol dehydrogenase → MVDVNVTPRLLRRIDLRGTTLSAARLRGALPRGGVDVDAVVPKVRPIVDAVAQRGAEAALDYGASFDGIRPDTVRVPAAKLAEALATLDDDVRTALEVAIERTRTVHADQRRTDTTTTLAPGATVTERWVPVERVGLYVPGGNAVYPSSVVMNVVPAQTAGVDSLVIASPPQKTNPEQFQGLPHPTILAAAALLGVDEVWAVGGAQAVALLAYGGVDTDGTELAPVDMITGPGNIYVTAAKRICRSQVGIDAEAGPTEIAILADHTADPVHVAADLISQAEHDEMAASVLVTDSTDLADATDRELAVQLETTVHRERVTAALSGQQSAIVLVDDVEAGVRTVNAYAAEHLEIQTADASAVANRIRSAGAIFVGPWSPVSLGDYCAGSNHVLPTAGCARHSSGLSVQTFLRGIHVVDYSEAALKDVSGYVITLANAENLPSHGEAVRRRFER, encoded by the coding sequence ATGGTCGACGTGAATGTAACGCCAAGGCTCCTGCGGCGCATCGATCTGCGCGGAACGACGCTGTCGGCGGCCCGCCTGCGCGGCGCGCTGCCGCGTGGTGGGGTCGACGTCGACGCCGTGGTGCCGAAGGTCCGCCCGATCGTCGATGCCGTCGCCCAACGAGGCGCCGAGGCTGCACTCGACTACGGCGCGTCGTTCGACGGTATCCGGCCCGACACGGTCCGGGTGCCCGCCGCGAAGCTCGCCGAAGCCCTCGCCACACTTGACGACGACGTGCGCACCGCGCTCGAGGTCGCGATCGAGCGCACCCGCACCGTGCACGCCGATCAGCGCCGCACCGACACCACCACCACCCTCGCGCCGGGCGCGACCGTAACGGAGCGGTGGGTGCCCGTCGAACGGGTCGGGCTGTACGTGCCCGGCGGCAACGCCGTCTACCCGTCGAGCGTCGTGATGAACGTCGTGCCGGCACAGACCGCCGGGGTGGACTCGCTGGTGATCGCGAGCCCGCCGCAGAAGACCAACCCGGAGCAGTTCCAGGGGCTGCCGCACCCGACGATCCTCGCCGCCGCCGCGCTGCTCGGCGTCGACGAGGTGTGGGCCGTCGGCGGTGCACAGGCCGTCGCACTGCTCGCCTATGGCGGCGTCGACACCGACGGCACCGAACTGGCGCCGGTGGACATGATCACCGGGCCCGGCAACATCTACGTCACCGCCGCCAAGCGGATCTGCCGCTCGCAGGTCGGCATCGACGCCGAGGCGGGCCCGACCGAGATCGCGATCCTGGCCGACCACACCGCCGACCCGGTGCACGTGGCCGCCGACCTGATCAGTCAGGCCGAGCACGACGAGATGGCGGCCAGCGTGCTCGTCACCGACAGCACCGATCTGGCCGATGCGACCGACCGCGAGCTGGCAGTGCAGCTGGAGACCACCGTGCACCGCGAACGCGTGACCGCCGCGCTGAGTGGGCAGCAGTCGGCGATCGTGCTCGTCGACGACGTCGAGGCCGGGGTACGGACCGTCAACGCGTACGCGGCCGAACACCTGGAGATCCAGACCGCCGACGCATCAGCGGTCGCGAACCGGATCCGTTCGGCCGGGGCGATTTTCGTGGGCCCGTGGTCGCCGGTGAGCCTCGGCGACTACTGCGCGGGCTCGAATCATGTGCTGCCCACCGCCGGATGCGCACGGCATTCCAGTGGTCTGTCGGTGCAGACGTTCTTGCGCGGCATCCACGTCGTCGACTACAGCGAGGCCGCGCTCAAAGACGTGTCCGGCTACGTGATCACGCTGGCCAACGCCGAGAACCTGCCCAGCCACGGCGAAGCAGTGCGCCGGAGGTTTGAGCGGTGA
- a CDS encoding nitroreductase family deazaflavin-dependent oxidoreductase: protein MRASEHPNNAPGVPMIFPPWLENLQVKYINRLIRPFSKRMPGLGVIKHRGRTSGKPYETIVTPYRKGDVLAIGLAHGKTNWVKNVLAAGEADIQIGKKTFHLVRPRVLPAGTVDESLPRMARIVGKQSGVFVADIA, encoded by the coding sequence ATGCGAGCCAGCGAGCACCCCAACAACGCTCCGGGCGTACCGATGATCTTTCCGCCGTGGCTGGAGAACCTGCAGGTCAAATACATCAACCGGCTGATCAGGCCGTTCTCGAAGCGGATGCCCGGTCTCGGGGTGATCAAGCATCGCGGACGCACGTCGGGCAAACCGTACGAGACGATCGTCACTCCGTACCGCAAAGGCGACGTGCTCGCGATCGGGCTGGCACACGGCAAGACCAACTGGGTCAAGAACGTCCTCGCCGCCGGTGAGGCCGATATCCAGATCGGTAAGAAGACCTTTCACCTGGTGCGGCCGCGGGTGTTGCCGGCCGGGACCGTCGACGAATCGCTGCCCCGGATGGCCCGGATCGTCGGGAAGCAGTCCGGGGTGTTCGTCGCGGATATCGCTTGA
- a CDS encoding LysE family transporter, with the protein MTWQMWLAFFGAAIAIAVSPGAGAVQSMATGLTHGVKRGYWSIVGLEVGLMLQLTLVAVGLGAAVANSILAFTIIKWLGVAYLAYLAYRQWRSAAINLDAQIDRAMDGGRLALLVRGFLVNATNPKGLLFFLAVMPQFVNPGAPLLPQYLAIGVTMVAVDMVVMGFYTALSVRLLAWLRTPRQQTLLNRVFSGLFATAAVVLAFVRRGPAPV; encoded by the coding sequence ATGACCTGGCAGATGTGGCTGGCATTCTTCGGCGCCGCGATCGCGATCGCGGTCTCGCCGGGTGCGGGTGCCGTGCAGTCGATGGCGACCGGCCTGACCCACGGCGTCAAGCGTGGGTACTGGAGCATCGTCGGCCTGGAGGTCGGGTTGATGCTGCAGCTGACCCTGGTGGCCGTCGGTCTCGGTGCCGCGGTCGCGAACTCGATCCTCGCGTTCACGATCATCAAGTGGCTCGGCGTGGCGTATCTGGCCTACCTGGCATACCGGCAATGGCGCAGCGCCGCGATCAACCTCGACGCCCAGATCGACCGGGCGATGGACGGCGGACGCCTCGCGCTGCTGGTGCGTGGCTTCCTCGTCAACGCGACCAACCCGAAGGGCCTGCTGTTCTTTCTGGCCGTGATGCCGCAGTTCGTGAACCCGGGCGCCCCGCTGCTGCCGCAGTACCTGGCCATCGGCGTGACGATGGTGGCCGTCGACATGGTCGTGATGGGCTTCTACACCGCGCTGTCGGTGCGACTGCTGGCGTGGCTGCGCACCCCGCGGCAACAGACGCTGCTCAACCGCGTGTTCTCGGGCCTGTTCGCGACCGCCGCCGTGGTGCTGGCGTTCGTCCGCCGCGGCCCGGCGCCTGTGTAA